From Amycolatopsis sp. cg9, one genomic window encodes:
- a CDS encoding TetR/AcrR family transcriptional regulator — protein MPKQVDHEQRRVQIAEALQRLTTRAGLEGVSLRHVAAEAGMSMGSVQHYFKTKDDMLRFALAHRHKLRSERIAAKVLAEGPPTPRSILRACLVEVLPRDPDSEGDFLMGVAYFIRAVADPAMSEVFGEGMPELLAFFADQVRQAQEAGAVPASADPAAEAAILWALADSQGSEILMGHRTPAEAVATVDYYLGRLFTG, from the coding sequence GTGCCGAAACAGGTGGACCACGAGCAGCGCCGGGTGCAGATCGCCGAAGCGCTGCAGCGGCTGACCACGCGAGCCGGACTGGAAGGCGTCAGCCTGCGCCACGTCGCCGCCGAAGCGGGCATGTCCATGGGGTCGGTGCAGCACTACTTCAAGACCAAGGACGATATGCTGCGGTTCGCCCTGGCGCACCGGCACAAGCTGCGCAGCGAGCGGATCGCGGCGAAGGTGCTCGCCGAGGGGCCGCCGACCCCGCGGTCGATCCTGCGCGCGTGCCTGGTCGAGGTCCTGCCGCGCGACCCGGACAGCGAGGGCGACTTCCTGATGGGCGTCGCGTACTTCATCCGCGCCGTCGCCGACCCGGCGATGTCGGAGGTGTTCGGCGAGGGCATGCCCGAACTGCTGGCGTTCTTCGCCGACCAGGTCCGCCAGGCACAGGAAGCCGGCGCCGTCCCGGCCTCGGCCGACCCGGCGGCCGAGGCGGCGATCCTGTGGGCACTCGCGGACTCACAGGGCTCGGAAATCCTGATGGGGCACCGGACACCGGCCGAGGCAGTGGCCACTGTGGACTACTACCTCGGCCGGCTGTTCACCGGCTGA
- a CDS encoding aminotransferase class V-fold PLP-dependent enzyme, with product MRAFGTDFAVPPGYLNTPSVGVPPAPVAEAVAESVERWRTGATRPGEFDQYVVRSRAGFARLLGVDPARVAIGASASQLVANVAAALPPGTRVLAAEGDFTSVTFPFAANPGVAVTEVPLALLAERVEGHDVVAVSVVQSADGRIADLPALRAAAEAAGAAVLLDATQAAGWLPLDVAWADWVVAAGYKWLLSPRGCAWLHVRPDAHERTRPVAANWYAGEDDPWTTVYGLPLRLAGDARAFDLSPVWLAQVGAAAALEYLDGVDLAQVHAHNTGLADALLEKLGLPPRGTAIVSLDADPERLASAGIAASVRGGRVRVGFHLYNTADDVERVLPAFE from the coding sequence ATGCGCGCCTTCGGAACCGACTTCGCCGTCCCGCCCGGCTACCTGAACACGCCCAGCGTGGGCGTCCCGCCGGCGCCGGTGGCCGAAGCCGTGGCCGAGTCGGTCGAGCGCTGGCGGACCGGCGCGACCCGGCCGGGCGAGTTCGACCAGTACGTCGTGCGGTCGCGGGCCGGGTTCGCCCGGCTGCTCGGCGTCGACCCCGCGCGGGTCGCGATCGGGGCGTCGGCCTCGCAGCTCGTCGCCAACGTCGCCGCGGCCCTGCCCCCGGGCACCCGCGTCCTGGCCGCCGAGGGCGACTTCACCAGCGTCACGTTCCCCTTCGCGGCGAACCCGGGCGTCGCGGTCACCGAAGTGCCGTTGGCGCTGCTGGCCGAGCGCGTCGAAGGCCACGACGTCGTCGCGGTGAGCGTCGTCCAGTCCGCCGACGGCCGGATCGCGGACCTGCCGGCCCTGCGCGCGGCCGCCGAAGCCGCGGGGGCGGCGGTGCTGCTGGACGCCACCCAGGCGGCCGGCTGGCTGCCGCTGGACGTCGCCTGGGCCGACTGGGTGGTCGCGGCGGGCTACAAGTGGCTGCTCTCGCCGCGCGGCTGCGCGTGGCTCCACGTGCGGCCGGACGCGCACGAGCGCACCCGGCCGGTCGCGGCGAACTGGTACGCGGGGGAGGACGACCCGTGGACCACCGTCTACGGCCTCCCGCTGCGCCTGGCCGGCGACGCGCGCGCGTTCGACCTCTCGCCGGTGTGGCTCGCCCAGGTCGGCGCCGCGGCGGCGCTGGAGTACCTCGACGGGGTGGACTTGGCGCAGGTCCACGCGCACAACACCGGGCTGGCCGACGCGCTGCTGGAGAAGCTCGGGCTGCCCCCGCGCGGCACCGCGATCGTCTCGCTCGACGCCGATCCCGAGCGGCTGGCCTCGGCCGGGATCGCGGCGAGCGTCCGCGGCGGCCGGGTGCGGGTCGGCTTCCACCTCTACAACACCGCTGACGACGTCGAACGCGTCTTACCCGCATTCGAGTGA
- a CDS encoding PH domain-containing protein, translating into MTGWRRLDRRTLGVTALVAAGIAVSAGVPIAIGTRSPWLVPAAVLFVGAGVLADFVRWRSTRYRCTPERLELEFRFLAHTRKSLPRERIRTADLTANPLHRAFGVAVLTVGTGQHEKSGQGGITLAPLARADAEALRTELLRRGTATGSAETADGPLASLDPSWIRYAPVSFVAPALGLSAFGALFKVADWFDAGGGLLKWLLDLFGDLPLVASVLLLLVLALVIGVAGAAGLFVEMWWHYRLDREPGGTLRVRRGLFTTRSVTIEERRLRGVELVEPLGARLAGAARVDAIATGMKRDDGKTEAKTLLPVAPRAVARDVATRVAGEPVADVPLVPHPRAARGRRLRWALLTALVPVLVLLLLGALLTDVLLVLGGAFAVVALPVAVLLARDAYRGLGHGSRGRYLVLRAGTIRRSTAVLARDGVIGWTVKQSVFQRRRGLATFTATTAAGAGAYSILDADAAEGLEFAAAAVPGVLAPFASAPAEASRT; encoded by the coding sequence GTGACCGGCTGGCGCCGGCTCGACCGGCGCACCCTCGGCGTCACCGCCCTCGTCGCGGCCGGGATCGCGGTCTCGGCGGGGGTGCCGATCGCGATCGGCACCCGGTCGCCGTGGCTCGTCCCGGCGGCCGTCCTGTTCGTCGGCGCCGGCGTGCTCGCCGACTTCGTCCGCTGGCGGTCCACCCGGTACCGCTGCACGCCCGAGCGCCTCGAGCTCGAGTTCCGGTTCCTCGCCCACACGCGCAAGTCGCTGCCGCGCGAGCGGATCCGCACCGCCGACCTGACGGCCAACCCGCTGCACCGCGCGTTCGGCGTCGCCGTCCTCACCGTCGGCACCGGGCAGCACGAGAAGTCCGGCCAGGGCGGTATCACCCTCGCCCCGCTGGCCCGGGCGGACGCCGAAGCGCTGCGCACCGAGCTGCTGCGTCGCGGCACGGCCACCGGAAGCGCCGAGACCGCCGACGGGCCGCTGGCGAGCCTCGATCCGAGCTGGATCCGGTACGCGCCGGTGTCGTTCGTCGCGCCGGCGCTCGGCCTGTCCGCGTTCGGCGCGCTGTTCAAGGTCGCGGACTGGTTCGACGCCGGCGGTGGCCTGCTGAAGTGGCTGCTCGACCTCTTCGGCGACCTCCCGCTGGTCGCGAGCGTCCTGCTCCTGCTGGTCCTGGCCCTCGTCATCGGCGTGGCCGGGGCCGCGGGCCTGTTCGTCGAAATGTGGTGGCACTACCGGCTCGACCGCGAACCCGGTGGCACCCTGCGCGTCCGCCGCGGCCTGTTCACGACCCGGTCGGTCACCATCGAGGAGCGGCGCCTGCGCGGGGTCGAGCTCGTCGAGCCGCTCGGGGCCCGGCTGGCCGGCGCCGCTCGCGTGGACGCCATCGCCACCGGCATGAAGCGCGACGACGGCAAGACCGAAGCCAAGACGCTGCTGCCCGTCGCGCCGCGCGCGGTGGCCCGGGACGTGGCGACGCGGGTGGCGGGCGAGCCCGTCGCGGACGTCCCGCTGGTCCCGCACCCGCGGGCCGCCCGCGGCCGCCGGCTGCGCTGGGCCCTGCTGACCGCGCTGGTGCCGGTGCTGGTCCTGCTGCTGCTCGGCGCGCTGCTCACCGACGTCCTGCTCGTGCTGGGCGGAGCCTTCGCCGTCGTCGCCCTCCCGGTCGCGGTCCTGCTGGCCCGGGACGCCTACCGCGGCCTCGGGCACGGCTCTCGCGGCCGCTACCTGGTGCTGCGCGCGGGCACGATCCGGCGCAGCACGGCCGTCCTGGCGCGGGACGGGGTGATCGGCTGGACCGTGAAGCAGTCGGTGTTCCAGCGCCGCCGCGGGCTCGCGACCTTCACCGCGACGACCGCGGCGGGCGCCGGCGCCTACTCGATCCTCGACGCCGACGCCGCCGAAGGACTCGAGTTCGCGGCGGCGGCCGTGCCCGGCGTCCTGGCGCCGTTCGCTTCGGCGCCCGCCGAAGCGTCGCGGACCTAG
- a CDS encoding isocitrate lyase/phosphoenolpyruvate mutase family protein → MDEFRALHVPGSPLLLPNAWEFGVGAFLAAQGFRALGTTSLGVSAAAGEPDGAPSTRAATVALATRLTRLDALVSVDLADGFGADPAAVADLAAELAGAGVVGVNLEDGRADGSLATVDVQCALVTAVKERVPELFVNARTDTHWAGDRSVAEAEQRVRAYAAAGADGVFVPGLAEPADVERIVAAGLPLNLLFLPGKVTVAGLAELGVARISLGSLPYRMALAAAAETARAVRDGRDLPLSPPSYADVAALLP, encoded by the coding sequence ATGGACGAATTCCGTGCCCTGCACGTCCCCGGTTCCCCGCTGCTGCTGCCCAACGCGTGGGAGTTCGGCGTCGGCGCCTTCCTCGCCGCGCAGGGCTTCCGCGCACTGGGCACGACGAGCCTCGGCGTGTCCGCGGCGGCCGGGGAGCCGGACGGCGCGCCGTCGACGCGGGCCGCGACCGTCGCACTGGCCACCCGCCTGACCCGGCTGGACGCGCTGGTGAGCGTCGACCTCGCCGACGGCTTCGGCGCGGACCCGGCCGCGGTCGCCGACCTCGCGGCCGAGCTGGCCGGCGCCGGGGTCGTGGGCGTCAACCTCGAAGACGGCCGCGCCGACGGCTCGCTGGCCACGGTCGACGTCCAGTGCGCGCTGGTCACGGCCGTGAAGGAGCGGGTGCCGGAGCTGTTCGTCAACGCGCGGACGGACACGCACTGGGCGGGCGACCGCTCGGTCGCCGAGGCCGAGCAGCGGGTGCGGGCCTACGCGGCGGCGGGCGCGGACGGCGTGTTCGTGCCCGGCCTCGCCGAGCCGGCGGACGTCGAGCGGATCGTCGCCGCCGGCCTCCCGCTCAACCTGCTGTTCCTGCCCGGGAAGGTCACCGTCGCCGGGCTGGCGGAGCTGGGGGTCGCGCGGATCAGCCTGGGCTCGCTGCCGTACCGGATGGCCCTCGCGGCCGCCGCCGAGACCGCGCGGGCCGTGCGCGACGGCCGTGACCTGCCGCTGAGCCCGCCGTCCTACGCCGACGTCGCCGCGCTGCTGCCGTAA
- a CDS encoding GPP34 family phosphoprotein, with protein MLSLPARAYLLACDTRRDRLPDRERVALLVRAAALTDLVLRGLVADDDGRPVVTGAGGTGHLVLDDLLVELSADPHRKWRARVRRGARGTLESLEAQLGAAGVITLRTSRVLGLFPRRRPVVRDRAAAAALHDEVASALRSTDRVPPGIAALTALAAAVELGAVLPRADRRRHKERIAQLEDQAGAAVPALRKVIREVNAARTAAISAASGGGGGGG; from the coding sequence ATGCTTTCCCTGCCCGCACGGGCGTACCTGCTCGCCTGCGACACCCGGCGCGACCGGCTGCCGGACCGCGAGCGCGTGGCGCTGCTGGTCCGCGCGGCGGCGCTGACGGACCTGGTGCTGCGCGGCCTGGTCGCCGACGACGACGGCCGCCCGGTCGTGACCGGGGCCGGTGGCACCGGGCACCTGGTGCTCGACGACCTGCTCGTCGAACTGTCGGCGGACCCGCACCGCAAGTGGCGCGCCCGGGTCCGCCGCGGTGCCCGCGGCACGCTCGAATCGCTGGAGGCGCAGCTCGGCGCGGCCGGGGTGATCACGCTGCGGACGTCCCGCGTGCTGGGGCTGTTCCCGCGCCGCCGCCCGGTGGTCCGCGACCGCGCCGCGGCGGCCGCGCTCCACGACGAGGTCGCCTCGGCGCTGCGGAGCACCGACCGGGTACCACCGGGTATCGCGGCGCTGACGGCGCTGGCCGCGGCGGTCGAGCTGGGCGCGGTCCTCCCGCGCGCGGACCGCCGCCGGCACAAGGAACGGATCGCGCAGCTGGAGGACCAGGCGGGCGCGGCGGTCCCGGCCCTGCGCAAGGTGATCCGCGAGGTGAACGCGGCCCGCACGGCGGCGATTTCGGCGGCCTCCGGCGGCGGTGGGGGTGGCGGCTGA
- a CDS encoding PH domain-containing protein: protein MSDGVVRLRPPRNALDRRAIAWWRTQWALVFGPVVLVLAVLGVLIPPAAFWLLVPAAVVAVLGAAWCAVLPVWWFGLHRWEVTGTAVYVRSGFLWQEWRVAPLSRVQTVDTLRGPLQQRFGLATVTVTTASARGAVKLRGLDAQLAAEVAERLTDRTEATPGDAT from the coding sequence GTGTCTGACGGTGTCGTGCGGCTGAGGCCGCCGCGCAACGCGCTCGACCGCCGGGCGATCGCCTGGTGGCGCACGCAGTGGGCACTCGTGTTCGGGCCGGTGGTGCTCGTCCTCGCGGTGCTCGGCGTGCTGATCCCGCCGGCGGCGTTCTGGCTGCTGGTCCCGGCCGCCGTGGTCGCGGTGCTCGGCGCCGCCTGGTGCGCCGTCCTGCCGGTGTGGTGGTTCGGCCTGCACCGCTGGGAGGTCACCGGCACCGCGGTCTACGTCCGCTCGGGCTTCCTGTGGCAGGAATGGCGGGTGGCGCCGCTCTCGCGCGTCCAGACCGTCGACACGCTGCGCGGGCCGCTGCAGCAGCGCTTCGGGCTCGCCACGGTCACCGTGACCACGGCGTCGGCGCGCGGCGCGGTCAAGCTCCGCGGCCTGGACGCCCAGCTCGCGGCGGAGGTCGCCGAGCGGCTGACCGACCGCACCGAGGCCACGCCCGGGGACGCGACGTGA
- a CDS encoding sensor histidine kinase, producing MTTARRPLWPSRSDACWLFVAAFAFAGMNTLFFALGDRTTGALGPAAGLVLQVVCDFTLVLLFRFPVPVCAFVTAAAFAMLASDVFAPGLLVPLHPLALLTVPTIAPVILSQAARVLDRRTVLWVAGVLAVVASRPWTPNWAVTPFGLLSTALPALVSLYFEARRQLLQSLRDRAERAEREQHLLAEQARAEERRRLAGEMHDVVTHRLSLMVLHAGALGVTSAEPAVRTAAEDIRREGAQALDELRELVGVLRNGTEVVGARTLSPAEPGDPARLVEESRSVGVATVLVVAGDPARVSPTVARTAYRLVQEALTNVRKHAPGASATVSLRYRDDGLDVSVGNTAAVRPPDPALAGSGSGAGLAGLRQRVELVGGRFDAGPAPGGGFRVGAILPAYVPTAEGTHCDPGARGR from the coding sequence GTGACCACCGCCCGGCGGCCGCTGTGGCCGAGCCGCTCCGACGCCTGCTGGCTGTTCGTCGCCGCGTTCGCGTTCGCCGGCATGAACACGCTCTTCTTCGCGCTCGGCGACCGGACGACGGGAGCGCTCGGCCCGGCGGCCGGGCTGGTGCTGCAGGTGGTCTGCGACTTCACCCTGGTGCTGCTGTTCCGCTTCCCGGTGCCGGTGTGCGCCTTCGTCACCGCGGCGGCGTTCGCGATGCTCGCGTCCGACGTCTTCGCGCCCGGCCTGCTCGTGCCGCTCCACCCGCTCGCCCTGCTGACCGTCCCGACGATCGCCCCGGTGATCCTTTCGCAGGCGGCGCGGGTGCTGGACCGGCGGACCGTGCTGTGGGTCGCCGGAGTCCTGGCCGTCGTGGCGTCGCGGCCGTGGACGCCGAACTGGGCGGTCACCCCGTTCGGGCTGCTCAGCACGGCGCTGCCGGCGCTGGTTTCCCTCTACTTCGAGGCGCGGCGCCAGCTGCTGCAGTCGCTGCGCGACCGCGCGGAACGGGCCGAGCGGGAGCAGCACCTGCTCGCCGAGCAGGCCCGCGCGGAGGAACGGCGGCGGCTCGCGGGCGAGATGCACGACGTCGTCACGCACCGGCTCAGCCTGATGGTGCTGCACGCCGGCGCGCTCGGCGTGACGTCGGCCGAGCCGGCGGTCCGGACGGCGGCGGAGGACATCCGCCGCGAGGGCGCCCAGGCGCTCGACGAGCTGCGCGAACTGGTCGGCGTCCTGCGCAACGGCACCGAAGTCGTGGGCGCGCGGACGCTCAGCCCGGCCGAGCCCGGCGACCCGGCGCGGCTGGTCGAGGAGTCCCGGTCGGTCGGGGTGGCGACGGTGCTGGTGGTGGCCGGCGACCCGGCGCGGGTGTCCCCGACCGTCGCGCGCACCGCGTACCGGCTGGTCCAGGAAGCGCTGACGAACGTGCGCAAGCACGCACCGGGCGCGTCGGCGACGGTGTCCCTGCGCTACCGCGACGACGGGCTGGACGTCTCGGTCGGCAACACGGCCGCGGTGCGCCCCCCGGACCCGGCGCTGGCCGGCAGCGGCTCCGGTGCCGGGCTGGCGGGCCTGCGGCAGCGCGTCGAGCTGGTCGGCGGCCGCTTCGACGCGGGCCCGGCACCCGGCGGCGGGTTCCGGGTCGGTGCGATACTGCCCGCTTACGTACCGACGGCGGAAGGCACGCACTGTGATCCCGGTGCTCGTGGTCGATGA
- a CDS encoding ArnT family glycosyltransferase has translation MTVLTRPKTTFATGPVLVVAGLAGLALLLTSGRYAGGFDELYFLVAGRDHLAWGYFDQPPLIPALAAAMDWLAPDSLVVLRLPMTLAAAAGVVVTALIAREFGGGRGAQVLAAGCYATSGIIIASHWLATYVLDPFLWTVVTWLLVRWTRTRRDGLLVWAGVVTAVSLETKFLIPALWAAVLLAALWLGPRELLTRPKLWLGAAIAVAATLPTLVWQATHGWPYTHMSDVVAAEFPGYGGFARDALLGAGVGAGVLALLYGVWRLLRSPELRPYRYLGVAALVVSVAVLVMQGRSNYVMGLYAVPFAAAATELSWRNLVRWWKAVVWPVFAVSAVVTLVALPVWPATARTSYGPFLLGSTFAQGELPQQELAKAVGQAYAALPADARARTAVYAEIYPFAAVTEFYGPPAGIQRVYSGHRGYWYFGPPPESADAVLFLGFDPGLLRPYFAHETTVVDGLLWHYDGRTAPWRDIWPALKRQ, from the coding sequence GTGACTGTCCTGACGCGACCGAAGACGACGTTCGCCACGGGCCCGGTGCTCGTGGTCGCGGGCCTGGCCGGGCTCGCGCTGCTGCTGACCAGCGGGCGCTACGCCGGCGGGTTCGACGAGCTCTACTTCCTGGTGGCCGGTCGAGATCACCTGGCCTGGGGGTATTTCGACCAGCCACCGCTCATCCCGGCGCTGGCGGCGGCGATGGACTGGCTCGCGCCGGACTCGCTCGTCGTGCTGCGCCTGCCGATGACGCTGGCCGCGGCCGCCGGGGTGGTCGTCACGGCGCTGATCGCCCGCGAGTTCGGCGGCGGCCGCGGCGCCCAGGTGCTGGCGGCCGGGTGCTACGCGACCTCCGGCATCATCATCGCGAGCCACTGGCTGGCGACCTACGTGCTCGACCCGTTCCTCTGGACGGTCGTCACGTGGCTGCTGGTCCGCTGGACCCGCACCCGCCGCGACGGCCTGCTCGTCTGGGCCGGCGTCGTGACGGCGGTGTCGCTGGAAACGAAGTTCCTGATCCCCGCGCTCTGGGCGGCGGTGCTGCTCGCCGCGCTGTGGCTGGGCCCGCGAGAGCTGCTCACCCGGCCGAAGCTCTGGCTGGGCGCCGCGATCGCCGTCGCCGCCACCCTGCCGACACTGGTCTGGCAGGCCACCCACGGCTGGCCGTACACCCACATGAGTGACGTCGTCGCGGCGGAGTTCCCCGGCTACGGCGGCTTCGCGCGGGACGCGCTGCTCGGCGCCGGGGTCGGGGCCGGTGTGCTCGCGCTGCTCTACGGGGTCTGGCGGCTGCTGCGCTCGCCCGAGCTGCGGCCGTACCGCTACCTCGGCGTCGCGGCGCTCGTGGTGTCGGTGGCCGTGCTGGTCATGCAGGGCCGGTCGAACTACGTCATGGGGTTGTACGCGGTGCCGTTCGCGGCCGCGGCCACCGAGCTCAGCTGGCGGAACCTGGTCCGGTGGTGGAAAGCGGTGGTGTGGCCGGTGTTCGCGGTGTCGGCCGTCGTGACGCTCGTCGCGCTGCCGGTGTGGCCGGCGACGGCGCGGACGTCGTACGGGCCGTTCCTGCTCGGCAGCACGTTCGCGCAGGGTGAGCTGCCGCAGCAGGAACTGGCGAAGGCGGTCGGGCAGGCGTACGCGGCGCTGCCCGCCGACGCCCGGGCGCGGACGGCGGTGTACGCCGAGATCTACCCGTTCGCGGCGGTGACGGAGTTCTACGGGCCGCCGGCCGGCATCCAGCGTGTCTACAGTGGACACCGCGGGTACTGGTACTTCGGGCCGCCGCCGGAGTCGGCGGACGCGGTGCTGTTCCTGGGTTTCGACCCCGGCCTGCTGCGCCCGTACTTCGCGCACGAGACGACGGTGGTCGACGGGCTGCTGTGGCACTACGACGGCCGGACGGCGCCGTGGCGGGACATCTGGCCCGCGCTGAAGCGGCAGTGA